The following are from one region of the Cinclus cinclus chromosome 7, bCinCin1.1, whole genome shotgun sequence genome:
- the SFRP5 gene encoding secreted frizzled-related protein 5 — protein sequence MPQACSPPGSRGTALLALSLALAGSLGGGQHYDYYGWQPESLPHGRFYGREPQCLDIPPDMQLCRDVGYKRMRLPNLLEHETMAEAKQQAGSWVPLLAKQCHTDTQLFLCSLFAPVCLDRPVYPCRSLCEVVRDSCAPVMESYGFPWPEMLHCGKFPSDHELCIAVQFGNSKATPPPVSKICTQCEMEHKADGMMEQMCSSDFVVKMRIKEMTEENGERRLVAAQKKKVLKLGPLKRKDTKKMVLHMRNVGTCPCPQLDSLSGSFLVMGRKVGGRLLLLAIYPWQKHNKEMKFAVKFMFSYPCPLYHPLLYGAGQH from the exons ATGCCGCAGGCGTGCAGTCCCCCGGGGTCCCGGGGCACAGCGCTGCTGGCCCTGTCGCTGGCGCTGGCAGGGTCCCTGGGCGGCGGGCAGCACTACGATTACTATGGGTGGCAGCCCGAGAGCCTGCCCCACGGGCGGTTCTACGGGCGGGAGCCGCAGTGCCTCGACATCCCGCCCGACATGCAGCTCTGCCGCGACGTGGGCTACAAGCGCATGCGGCTGCCCAACCTGCTGGAGCACGAGACCATGGCCGAAGCCAAGCAGCAGGCTGGCAGCTGGGTGCCCCTGCTCGCCAAGCAGTGCCATACTGACACCCAGCTCTTTCTCTGCTCCCTCTTCGCCCCTGTCTGCCTCGACCGGCCCGTCTACCCCTGCCGTTCCCTCTGTGAGGTGGTACGTGACTCCTGTGCCCCTGTCATGGAGTCCTACGGCTTCCCCTGGCCTGAGATGCTGCACTGTGGCAAGTTCCCCTCTGACCACGAGCTCTGCATCGCCGTCCAGTTCGGGAACAGCAAAGCCACGCCGCCACCAG TGTCCAAGATCTGCACCCAGTGTGAGATGGAGCACAAGGCGGATGGCATGATGGAGCAGATGTGCTCCAGTGACTTTG TGGTGAAAATGCGCATCAAGGAGATGACAGAGGAGAACGGGGAGCGGAGGCTGGTGGCTGCCCAGAAGAAAAAGGTGCTGAAACTGGGCCCCCTGAAGCGCAAGGACACCAAGAAGATGGTGCTGCACATGAGGAATGTGGGTACCTGCCCCTGCCCCCAGCTTGACAGCCTCAGTGGCAGCTTCCTGGTCATGGGCCGCAAGGTGGGTGGCcgcctgctcctcctggcaatCTACCCCTGGCAGAAGCACAACAAGGAGATGAAATTTGCAGTCAAGTTCATGTTCTCCTACCCTTGCCCACTCTACCATCCTCTCCTCTATGGGGCTGGGCAGCACTAG
- the GOLGA7B gene encoding golgin subfamily A member 7B has translation MATEVHSLQELRRSASLATKVFVQRDYSDGTTCQFQTKFPPELESRIERQLFEETVKTLNGFYAEAEKIGGSSYLEGCLACATAYFIFLCMETHYEKVLKKISKYIQDQNEKIYAPRGLLLTDPLERGMRVIEISIYEDRCSSGSSSSGSSSSSSGGGGAGGR, from the exons ATGGCCACGGAG GTGCacagcctgcaggagctgcGGCGCAGCGCGTCCCTGGCCACCAAGGTCTTTGTGCAGCGGGACTACAGTGATGGGACCACATGCCAGTTCCAGACAAAGTTTCCCCctgagctggagagcagg ATTGAGAGGCAACTTTTTGAGGAAACCGTGAAAACCCTAAATGGCTTCTACGCTGAGGCAGAGAAGATTGGGGGCAGTTCATACCTCGAGGGGTGCCTGGCCTGTGCCACTGCCTATTTCATCTTCCTCTGCATGGAGACACATTATGAGAAG GTCCTGAAGAAGATCTCCAAGTACATCCAGGACCAGAATGAGAAGATCTATGCACCACGGGGACTGCTGCTCACTGACCCCCTGGAGCGTGGCATGAGGGTT ATCGAGATCTCCATCTACGAGGACCGGTGCAGCAGCGGCAGCTCCAGCAgcggcagctccagcagcagcagcggcggtGGCGGGGCGGGGGGCCGGTGA